A region of Rhizorhabdus wittichii RW1 DNA encodes the following proteins:
- a CDS encoding Rieske (2Fe-2S) domain protein (PFAM: Rieske [2Fe-2S] domain protein), with product MNYDFRLWDIHVGAPHPFYRHSYVDNGTARPTPARYHARAFAAEEWEKVFARSWLIACPVSDIREPGDFARFDIGNESFIIVRGEDGEVHAHYNVCPHRGSRLVLDDFGSQSAFTCPFHSWRFDLNGENVAVTDPETFRPEVLCHDINMTSVRCEIAVGLVFISMDPDIAPVKEWLAPILPQLELYEIDKMHVIQHRRSDWGANWKGGVDAFAEIYHLHAVHPQTQCLMDDRTQIDLYPGGLSRQFVPFAQPSPRFADQESVNPGIALMLKDAGIDPATYAGTAKETRAAVQAAKRRRAADYGLDYDRFSDSQLSDSTVYSLFPNAQIGCHPEAVFLHRFLPHATDPNQFTYDTMILYRHVDAPGYAPPAWMGLSEDIDTSGETRPDIVHTGLGEPPGLGEVLDQDSDLLPIVQAGARSRGFRGPLWSEQEGRLRHFHAELDRRMGHGEPA from the coding sequence ATGAACTACGATTTCCGCCTGTGGGACATCCATGTCGGGGCGCCGCATCCGTTCTACCGGCACAGCTATGTCGACAACGGCACCGCCCGGCCGACGCCGGCCCGCTACCACGCCCGCGCCTTCGCGGCGGAGGAGTGGGAGAAGGTGTTCGCGCGGAGCTGGCTGATCGCCTGTCCGGTCTCCGACATCCGCGAGCCTGGCGACTTCGCCCGCTTCGACATCGGCAATGAGAGCTTCATCATCGTCCGGGGCGAGGACGGCGAGGTCCACGCCCATTACAATGTCTGCCCGCATCGCGGCAGCCGGCTCGTCCTCGACGATTTCGGCAGCCAGTCGGCATTCACCTGTCCCTTCCACAGCTGGCGGTTCGACCTGAACGGGGAGAATGTCGCGGTCACCGACCCCGAGACCTTCCGGCCCGAGGTGCTGTGCCACGACATCAACATGACCTCGGTCCGCTGCGAGATCGCGGTCGGGCTGGTGTTCATCTCGATGGACCCGGACATCGCGCCGGTGAAGGAGTGGCTCGCCCCGATCCTGCCGCAGCTCGAGCTCTACGAGATCGACAAGATGCACGTCATCCAGCACCGCCGGTCCGACTGGGGCGCCAACTGGAAGGGCGGGGTCGACGCCTTCGCCGAGATATACCATCTCCACGCCGTCCATCCGCAGACCCAGTGCCTGATGGACGACCGCACCCAGATCGACCTCTATCCGGGCGGGCTCAGCCGCCAGTTCGTCCCCTTCGCGCAGCCGAGCCCGCGCTTCGCCGACCAGGAGAGCGTGAACCCCGGCATCGCGCTGATGCTCAAGGACGCCGGCATCGATCCCGCGACCTATGCCGGCACCGCGAAGGAGACCCGCGCCGCGGTGCAGGCCGCCAAGCGCAGGCGCGCCGCCGACTACGGCCTCGACTATGACAGGTTCAGCGATTCGCAGCTCAGCGACTCGACCGTCTACAGCCTGTTTCCCAATGCGCAGATCGGCTGCCATCCGGAGGCGGTGTTCCTCCACCGCTTCCTGCCGCATGCGACCGATCCCAACCAGTTCACCTACGACACGATGATCCTCTACCGCCATGTCGACGCGCCCGGCTACGCGCCGCCGGCCTGGATGGGGCTGAGCGAGGACATCGATACCAGCGGGGAGACGCGGCCCGACATCGTCCACACCGGGCTCGGCGAGCCGCCGGGGCTGGGCGAGGTGCTCGACCAGGATTCGGACCTGCTGCCGATCGTCCAGGCCGGCGCCCGCTCGCGCGGCTTCCGGGGGCCGCTGTGGAGCGAGCAGGAAGGGCGGCTGCGCCATTTCCATGCCGAGCTCGACCGGCGCATGGGCCATGGAGAGCCGGCATGA